In Clostridium sp., one DNA window encodes the following:
- the ispF gene encoding 2-C-methyl-D-erythritol 2,4-cyclodiphosphate synthase — translation MRIGIGYDVHRLIENRDLIIGGIKIPHEKGLLGHSDADVLVHAIMDSMLGALALGDIGKFFPDNDLKYKNISSLKLLSYVNDLILENGYIIGNIDSIIIAENPKLSPYIKQMRKIISKTLKVNMNLIGIKATTEEGLGFTGKKEGIAAQSICLLNKVSN, via the coding sequence ATGCGTATAGGAATAGGTTATGATGTACATAGATTAATTGAAAACAGAGATCTCATAATAGGTGGTATAAAAATACCTCATGAAAAAGGACTTTTGGGTCATTCTGATGCAGATGTACTTGTTCATGCGATAATGGACAGTATGCTTGGTGCTCTGGCATTAGGCGATATAGGAAAATTTTTTCCTGATAATGATTTAAAATATAAAAATATATCAAGTCTAAAATTATTATCCTATGTAAATGATCTGATATTGGAAAATGGATACATTATAGGAAATATAGATTCCATAATAATTGCCGAAAATCCTAAACTTTCTCCATATATAAAGCAGATGAGAAAAATCATATCTAAAACATTGAAGGTCAATATGAACTTAATAGGAATCAAGGCAACTACTGAAGAAGGCCTTGGATTTACAGGTAAAAAAGAAGGCATAGCAGCTCAAAGCATATGCCTGTTGAATAAAGTATCAAATTAA
- a CDS encoding uracil-DNA glycosylase, whose product MLKWKELYEECAGCHKCILGNNRTNMVFGDGNPRADIIFIGEAPGADEDRTGVPFIGRAGQLLTKYLEELNLYRKKDYYICNVCKCRPEKNRTPYEDEAKMCLPYVRNQVALVKPKIIVCLGATAMRYVLGADWRITRDRGKWVEKKGFYMTATFHPSAILRDANKNDLFLEDLKNIDKKYREISA is encoded by the coding sequence TTGCTTAAATGGAAAGAGCTTTATGAAGAATGTGCAGGCTGTCATAAATGCATATTAGGTAACAACAGGACAAATATGGTTTTTGGAGATGGCAACCCAAGGGCAGATATCATATTTATAGGTGAAGCACCCGGTGCAGACGAGGATAGGACTGGAGTGCCATTTATAGGAAGGGCAGGTCAGCTTTTGACAAAATATCTTGAAGAACTCAATCTCTATAGAAAGAAGGATTACTATATATGTAATGTATGCAAGTGCAGACCTGAGAAAAATAGGACACCATATGAGGATGAGGCAAAGATGTGTCTTCCTTATGTGAGGAATCAAGTGGCACTTGTAAAACCGAAAATTATAGTGTGCCTGGGTGCTACTGCCATGAGGTATGTACTTGGTGCGGATTGGAGAATTACAAGAGACAGGGGCAAATGGGTTGAAAAAAAAGGATTTTATATGACGGCTACCTTTCATCCTTCAGCTATATTGAGGGATGCGAATAAAAATGATTTGTTCTTGGAAGACTTAAAGAATATAGATAAAAAATACAGGGAAATTTCTGCATAG
- the rsmA gene encoding 16S rRNA (adenine(1518)-N(6)/adenine(1519)-N(6))-dimethyltransferase RsmA, whose amino-acid sequence MKEFSAKDIVSKHGFRFSKSLGQNFLVDNSVLDDILANSEVSDKDLVVEIGPGVGTLTNRLLKMANRVCAIELDSNLIPILEEELKDFSNLELIHGDALKVDFSQLTKGYDSVKFVANLPYYITTPIISRILNDNIEFDSMIVMIQKEVGERIAAEPNCKQYGAISVLVQYYCDVHIIRKVSPHSFIPVPKVDSIVIKLKKLHEPRIKVRDRELFFKVVRLSFNMRRKTLWNALKPIKIPKMDMESVFKISGIDQRRRGETLSLEEFGKLSDCIYELL is encoded by the coding sequence ATGAAGGAATTTTCTGCGAAAGATATTGTAAGTAAGCATGGGTTTAGATTCTCAAAGAGTTTGGGTCAAAATTTTTTGGTGGATAATTCAGTGCTGGATGATATACTGGCCAATTCAGAAGTATCCGATAAAGATCTGGTTGTAGAAATAGGACCGGGAGTTGGTACACTTACAAATAGGCTGTTAAAAATGGCAAATAGAGTATGTGCAATAGAGTTGGATTCAAATTTGATTCCCATTCTGGAAGAAGAACTAAAGGATTTTTCAAATCTTGAATTGATACATGGAGATGCTTTAAAAGTAGATTTTTCACAATTGACAAAGGGTTATGACAGTGTAAAATTTGTAGCAAATCTCCCATATTATATTACTACACCTATTATATCAAGAATTTTAAATGATAATATTGAATTTGATTCCATGATAGTGATGATTCAAAAAGAAGTTGGAGAGAGGATAGCGGCAGAACCAAATTGTAAGCAATATGGAGCAATATCTGTTTTGGTACAGTATTACTGTGATGTACATATTATTAGAAAGGTAAGCCCACATTCTTTTATTCCAGTTCCAAAGGTTGATTCTATTGTAATAAAATTAAAAAAACTCCATGAGCCAAGGATAAAAGTAAGGGATAGGGAGTTATTTTTTAAAGTAGTAAGGCTGTCTTTTAATATGAGGCGGAAAACCTTATGGAATGCCTTGAAGCCGATAAAAATTCCCAAAATGGATATGGAATCCGTGTTTAAAATTTCAGGTATTGATCAAAGGCGTAGAGGTGAAACACTTTCTCTCGAAGAATTCGGGAAATTATCTGATTGTATATACGAGTTATTATAA
- a CDS encoding TatD family hydrolase has translation MEFNVFDAHAHYDDEQFDMDREKLIKELSQNGVIGVLNCGSSIEGARHSVELADKYDIFYAAVGIHPEFSDKFSEDVSKEVVSLAKNPRVRAIGEIGLDYYYKENPPADAQKKAFIRQMEIARELKLPVIIHDREAHGDTLEIIKSFKDVRGEIHCFSGSVEFARECLKLGYYIGFTGVVTFKNAKKIVEVAREVPLDRILVETDCPYMAPVPFRGKRNRSEYIEFIIKRIGYIKNVDSRKLSDITISNIKNLLNLRK, from the coding sequence ATGGAGTTTAATGTATTTGACGCCCATGCGCATTATGATGATGAGCAATTTGACATGGACAGGGAAAAGCTTATAAAAGAACTTTCACAAAATGGAGTTATAGGGGTATTAAATTGCGGCTCATCCATAGAGGGAGCAAGACATTCAGTAGAACTTGCCGACAAGTATGATATTTTTTATGCTGCAGTTGGAATACATCCTGAATTTTCAGATAAATTTTCAGAGGATGTTTCTAAGGAAGTTGTAAGCCTGGCTAAAAATCCCAGGGTTAGAGCAATTGGAGAAATCGGACTTGATTATTACTATAAAGAGAATCCTCCTGCAGATGCACAGAAGAAAGCTTTTATAAGGCAGATGGAAATTGCAAGAGAATTGAAGCTTCCTGTAATTATACATGACAGGGAAGCTCATGGAGATACTTTGGAAATAATAAAAAGTTTCAAGGACGTAAGAGGGGAGATACACTGCTTTTCCGGGAGTGTTGAATTTGCCAGAGAATGTCTTAAACTCGGATATTACATAGGATTTACAGGTGTTGTCACCTTCAAAAATGCAAAAAAGATAGTGGAAGTGGCAAGAGAAGTTCCGCTGGATAGAATACTTGTAGAAACGGACTGCCCATATATGGCGCCTGTTCCATTTAGAGGAAAAAGAAATAGATCTGAGTATATAGAGTTTATTATAAAAAGAATAGGGTATATAAAGAATGTGGACAGTAGAAAATTAAGCGATATAACTATTTCAAATATCAAAAACTTGCTTAATCTAAGAAAATAG
- the metG gene encoding methionine--tRNA ligase: MKKKTYYITTPIYYPSAKLHIGNTYTTVAADALARFKRLTGYDVMLLTGTDEHGQKIQRLAEAKGVTPKEYVDEIVDGIKELWKMMNISYDKFIRTTDDYHVEAVQKIFKKLYDQGDIYKSEYEGWYCTPCESFWTETQLIDGNCPDCGRPVEKAKEEAYFFKMSKYAPKLIKYIEEHPEFIQPESRKNEMINNFLKPGLQDLCVSRTSFDWGIPVTFDDKHVVYVWIDALANYITALGYGSSNTEKFKKYWPADLHLVGKDILRFHTIYWPIMLMALELPIPKQVFGHGWLLVDGGKMSKSKGNVVDPVILVNNFGTDPVRYYLLREIPFGADGLFNNEIFINKINSDLANDLGNLLSRTCAMIDKYFQGVIPEAFEEDPVDKKLKDLAIKVPKRVENSMNLLRIPEALDSIWELIGRSNKYIDETMPWILARDESKKKRLGTVLYNLVESIRIISVCISSFLPDTSKKINKQLNIEAVSWDSIGHFGGTKSGNRINRGNPLFPRIDVDEKIEELNRLKEQQKTSRNVNITPIKDEISIDDFDKLDLRVAKVIKCDSIKGSNKLLKFKVDLGGEERQIVSGIAKYYKPQDLVGKFVIVVANLKPIKLKGEISQGMILSAASDDESKLFTATISGELNTGSVVR, from the coding sequence ATGAAGAAAAAAACTTATTATATTACAACACCAATTTACTATCCATCAGCAAAGCTTCATATAGGGAACACCTATACAACAGTAGCAGCAGACGCGCTTGCAAGATTCAAGAGGCTGACAGGATATGATGTTATGCTCTTAACCGGAACTGATGAGCATGGACAGAAAATTCAGAGACTGGCAGAAGCTAAAGGTGTCACTCCAAAAGAATATGTAGATGAAATAGTAGATGGAATAAAAGAACTCTGGAAAATGATGAATATAAGTTATGATAAGTTTATAAGGACTACTGATGATTATCATGTTGAAGCAGTTCAAAAAATATTCAAAAAATTATATGATCAGGGGGATATATATAAAAGTGAGTATGAAGGCTGGTATTGTACTCCCTGTGAGTCTTTCTGGACCGAGACTCAGCTGATTGATGGAAATTGTCCGGACTGCGGGAGACCTGTGGAAAAGGCAAAGGAGGAAGCGTATTTTTTTAAGATGTCAAAATATGCACCAAAACTTATAAAATATATTGAAGAACATCCTGAATTTATACAGCCTGAATCAAGAAAGAATGAAATGATAAATAATTTTTTAAAGCCGGGACTTCAGGACCTGTGCGTATCAAGAACTTCATTTGATTGGGGGATTCCAGTAACTTTTGATGATAAGCATGTTGTATATGTATGGATAGATGCACTTGCAAACTATATAACTGCACTTGGATATGGAAGCAGTAATACGGAAAAATTTAAAAAATACTGGCCGGCAGATTTACATCTGGTTGGAAAAGATATACTTAGATTTCATACTATATACTGGCCTATAATGCTTATGGCACTTGAATTGCCAATTCCAAAACAGGTATTCGGGCATGGCTGGCTTTTGGTAGATGGCGGTAAAATGTCAAAATCCAAAGGAAATGTAGTAGATCCTGTAATTCTGGTAAATAATTTTGGAACTGATCCCGTACGATATTACCTTCTCAGGGAAATACCATTTGGAGCCGATGGATTATTCAACAATGAAATATTCATAAACAAAATAAATTCTGATCTTGCCAATGATCTTGGAAATCTGCTTTCCAGGACATGTGCCATGATAGATAAGTATTTTCAGGGTGTAATACCGGAAGCTTTTGAAGAAGATCCTGTAGATAAGAAACTCAAGGATCTGGCAATAAAAGTTCCGAAGAGAGTGGAAAACAGCATGAATTTACTTAGGATACCAGAAGCCCTGGACAGTATATGGGAACTTATAGGGCGATCAAATAAATATATTGATGAAACTATGCCGTGGATACTGGCAAGAGATGAGAGCAAGAAAAAAAGACTTGGAACAGTGCTCTATAATCTAGTAGAAAGCATAAGAATAATTTCTGTCTGTATTTCTTCATTCCTGCCGGATACGAGTAAAAAGATAAATAAACAACTGAATATAGAAGCTGTATCGTGGGATAGCATAGGCCATTTTGGAGGAACAAAATCCGGAAACAGGATAAATAGAGGGAATCCGCTGTTTCCTAGGATAGATGTAGATGAAAAGATAGAAGAACTAAACAGATTGAAGGAACAGCAAAAAACATCCAGGAATGTCAATATAACTCCCATAAAAGATGAAATAAGTATAGATGATTTTGACAAGTTGGATTTAAGAGTAGCCAAAGTCATCAAATGTGATTCGATAAAGGGTTCAAACAAACTCCTTAAATTCAAGGTTGATTTGGGTGGTGAAGAAAGGCAGATAGTGTCTGGAATTGCAAAATATTATAAGCCGCAGGATCTTGTAGGCAAATTTGTAATAGTGGTTGCAAATTTGAAACCTATCAAGCTGAAAGGTGAGATTTCACAGGGAATGATACTTTCAGCTGCATCTGATGATGAGAGCAAATTGTTTACTGCTACTATATCGGGAGAACTGAATACGGGAAGTGTTGTAAGATAA
- a CDS encoding polysaccharide deacetylase family protein: MNKRILIVSVVIFVGLFGAYNLIKYNLFKNIGNNDEVSSEVKKDNKISIKDTQRDIDEVVKTREFDGDVIYNDNFVPVLMYHSIDYEENNELRIPADKFQNHMKYLKDNGYTTLTMDEFYDFMIKNKPVPRKSVLITFDDGYEDNYKNAYPILKKFGFKATIFVITSTVDNDGSYLNSSQLKEMSKNGIDIEGHTVNHDDLSKLDYNAQLKTLKDSKSFLEDILNKEVNYVAYPFGRCNGSTVKAAETAGYKMAFTTEGGWANRNQGIYELHRVYMSNNHDMNEFQRRLTNPDYDASN, translated from the coding sequence ATGAATAAAAGAATACTGATTGTATCTGTTGTAATATTTGTAGGATTATTTGGTGCATATAATCTTATTAAATACAACCTTTTTAAAAATATAGGCAATAATGACGAAGTAAGTTCTGAAGTAAAAAAAGATAATAAAATTTCAATAAAAGATACTCAGCGGGATATTGATGAAGTTGTTAAAACCAGGGAGTTTGACGGTGATGTTATATATAATGACAATTTTGTACCTGTTCTTATGTACCACTCTATAGATTATGAGGAAAATAACGAGTTAAGAATACCTGCAGATAAATTTCAGAATCATATGAAATACCTAAAAGATAATGGATATACAACTCTTACAATGGATGAATTCTATGATTTTATGATTAAAAATAAGCCAGTTCCAAGGAAGTCTGTTCTTATAACCTTTGATGACGGATATGAGGACAATTATAAAAATGCATATCCCATATTAAAAAAATTCGGATTTAAGGCTACTATATTTGTTATTACATCAACTGTGGATAATGACGGCAGCTATTTAAACTCCTCACAGTTGAAGGAAATGAGCAAAAATGGTATAGATATTGAGGGGCATACTGTTAATCATGATGATTTGAGCAAATTGGACTACAACGCCCAGCTTAAGACATTGAAGGACTCAAAGAGTTTTTTGGAGGACATCTTAAATAAGGAAGTAAATTATGTGGCATATCCTTTTGGGCGGTGCAATGGCAGTACTGTAAAGGCCGCAGAGACAGCAGGATATAAAATGGCATTTACCACTGAAGGTGGATGGGCAAATAGAAATCAAGGCATATATGAATTACATAGAGTTTATATGAGTAATAATCATGACATGAATGAATTTCAGAGAAGATTAACTAATCCTGACTATGATGCGTCTAATTAG
- a CDS encoding NAD-dependent malic enzyme yields MTSLEGQALLRNPFLNKGTAFTKEERIKYELTGLIPNTFRTIDEQEKAAYERSKNFDDNLEKHIYLMNIYDTNRTLFYYLVGKHITEFLPIIYTPTIGDAVISYSRNYSTPKDAVFLSADHPEDIKKSISASLKDLDEIKLIVVTDGEGVLGIGDWGIQGVDISVGKLAVYTVAAGINPRNVLPVVIDAGTNNEKLLNDPMYVGTRHKRITGEKYYNFIDEFVKACTELFPEVLIHWEDFGRRNARKILEKYRSRICTFNDDIQGTGVMMVSAMNAIAKVTNIPVKDHKILVFGGGTAGVGVSDQIFIEKVRVGLSEEEAKKHFYLVDRQGLLTEDMDDLTEGQKKYARAKGEFKDALTDLAEIIKAVKPTVLIGTSGVHGAFTEQVVKAMAEINERPAIMPISNPTKLCEATAEDMIKWSNGRALVVTGSPSDPVKFNGVTYTIGQANNALLYPGLGLGIIVAKSKVVTDGMLSAAAHGIASLQDLSKPGSPILPPVEKLREASKLVAIAVVEEAVKQGINCNPITDAREAVEKEIWEAVYR; encoded by the coding sequence ATGACCAGTCTAGAAGGCCAGGCACTATTGAGAAATCCATTTTTAAACAAGGGAACTGCCTTTACAAAGGAAGAAAGAATTAAATATGAACTTACAGGACTTATACCAAATACGTTCAGAACAATAGATGAGCAGGAAAAAGCGGCCTATGAGAGATCCAAGAATTTCGATGATAATCTCGAAAAACATATTTATCTGATGAACATATATGATACAAACAGAACATTGTTCTACTACCTAGTTGGAAAGCACATCACTGAATTTCTGCCAATAATCTATACTCCCACTATAGGTGATGCAGTGATAAGTTATTCCAGAAATTACAGTACCCCCAAGGATGCAGTATTTCTCTCCGCAGATCATCCTGAAGATATAAAAAAATCTATTTCAGCATCACTAAAAGATCTGGATGAAATAAAATTGATTGTGGTAACAGATGGCGAAGGGGTTCTTGGAATAGGTGACTGGGGCATACAAGGTGTAGACATATCAGTTGGAAAGCTTGCAGTTTATACTGTTGCTGCAGGTATCAATCCTCGAAATGTCCTTCCTGTAGTGATAGATGCAGGAACCAACAACGAAAAACTTTTGAATGATCCAATGTATGTTGGAACACGCCATAAAAGAATTACGGGAGAAAAATATTATAACTTTATAGATGAATTCGTAAAGGCATGTACCGAACTTTTCCCTGAGGTTCTCATACACTGGGAAGATTTTGGCCGTAGAAATGCCAGAAAAATACTTGAAAAATACAGATCAAGGATATGTACCTTCAATGACGATATTCAAGGTACCGGGGTAATGATGGTGTCAGCTATGAATGCAATAGCTAAAGTTACCAACATACCCGTGAAGGACCATAAAATATTGGTATTTGGGGGCGGTACGGCTGGTGTAGGCGTATCCGATCAGATATTTATCGAGAAAGTCCGGGTCGGCTTGTCAGAAGAAGAAGCCAAAAAGCATTTTTACCTTGTAGATCGTCAGGGATTGCTGACTGAAGATATGGATGACCTTACAGAAGGACAGAAAAAATATGCAAGGGCAAAGGGTGAATTCAAAGATGCATTGACTGATCTGGCTGAAATAATTAAAGCAGTCAAACCTACTGTACTTATCGGAACTTCGGGAGTACATGGAGCATTTACAGAACAGGTCGTAAAAGCTATGGCCGAAATAAATGAAAGGCCTGCCATTATGCCTATTTCAAATCCTACAAAACTCTGTGAAGCAACTGCCGAGGATATGATAAAATGGAGTAATGGCAGGGCATTGGTAGTTACAGGCAGTCCATCCGATCCTGTAAAATTTAATGGAGTTACTTATACAATAGGTCAGGCCAACAATGCACTACTTTATCCAGGACTTGGTCTTGGAATAATAGTTGCAAAATCAAAGGTAGTCACAGATGGTATGCTGTCTGCTGCCGCACATGGCATAGCTTCTCTTCAGGACCTTTCCAAACCGGGTTCGCCTATTCTGCCTCCTGTAGAGAAACTCAGGGAAGCTTCCAAGCTTGTTGCAATTGCTGTTGTAGAGGAAGCCGTTAAACAAGGTATAAATTGCAATCCTATAACTGATGCCAGGGAAGCTGTAGAAAAAGAAATCTGGGAAGCTGTGTACAGATAG
- a CDS encoding 3D domain-containing protein, with amino-acid sequence MVKKLKPYLDKYFSNGPRTASVVIIVLVVILIAVVFNMRKTVVISIDGSNRKITTFSNTYSKVLDDNKIKVGPKDKVTPSLNSRIYDNGKLSIKRAVKIGIHVDGKELTVNSAEDNVFDMLKSEKIKLNNLDRISPGGDAKLKNGLNVVVTRVECKDIKETGPIKYDTIFKNDESMQNGSKKVLQKGQNGEKETVTRVIYENGKETSRRIIRQIVKRQPVQKVVAIGAIPNHSLSRGGNFSNVRLLKMRATAYTADYASTGKRPGDSGFGITATGTLARRSDYSSSVAVDPRVIPLGTKLYVDGYGYAIAEDTGGAIKGNRIDLFFNSSCEATNWGVKWVNVYVAE; translated from the coding sequence ATGGTGAAAAAGTTGAAGCCATACTTAGACAAATATTTTTCCAATGGTCCTAGAACAGCATCAGTTGTTATAATTGTATTGGTAGTAATCTTGATTGCAGTGGTTTTTAATATGAGAAAAACAGTAGTAATTTCAATAGACGGTAGTAATAGAAAGATAACTACATTTAGTAATACTTATTCCAAAGTATTGGATGATAATAAAATTAAAGTAGGACCCAAGGACAAGGTAACACCCAGTCTGAATAGTAGAATCTATGATAATGGAAAGTTATCCATTAAGAGGGCTGTCAAAATAGGCATTCATGTTGATGGAAAGGAACTTACAGTGAATTCTGCTGAAGATAATGTATTTGATATGTTGAAGTCAGAGAAAATCAAATTAAATAATCTTGATAGAATTTCCCCAGGTGGGGATGCTAAGTTGAAAAATGGGCTGAATGTAGTTGTGACTAGGGTGGAATGTAAGGACATAAAAGAAACTGGACCTATAAAATATGATACAATTTTTAAAAATGATGAAAGTATGCAGAATGGAAGTAAGAAAGTTCTGCAAAAAGGACAAAATGGTGAAAAAGAGACTGTAACTAGAGTTATATATGAAAATGGAAAGGAGACCTCAAGAAGGATAATAAGGCAGATAGTTAAAAGGCAGCCGGTGCAAAAGGTTGTTGCTATAGGAGCGATACCAAATCATAGTCTTTCGAGGGGCGGGAATTTTTCCAATGTCAGATTATTGAAAATGAGGGCTACTGCATATACTGCAGATTATGCCAGTACAGGCAAAAGACCTGGAGATTCAGGATTTGGCATAACGGCTACAGGTACTCTGGCAAGAAGAAGTGATTATAGTAGTTCGGTGGCGGTTGATCCTAGAGTGATACCACTTGGTACAAAACTCTATGTAGATGGATATGGATATGCCATAGCGGAGGATACAGGTGGTGCAATCAAGGGGAATAGGATAGACTTGTTCTTTAATTCCAGTTGTGAGGCAACTAACTGGGGAGTAAAGTGGGTCAATGTATATGTCGCCGAGTAG
- the rnmV gene encoding ribonuclease M5 — MIKEVIVVEGRDDVIAVKRAVDAELIAVGGFGINSRVIDKIREAQKRQGVIVFTDPDFAGEKIRRIISKRVKNIKHAYISQKDGTKNGDIGVENASPEIIRTALKNARCEEKEKRNEFNMDDMIFFGLTGNKKSKEKRDALGKELGIGYANTSQFLKRLNNYGITKDEFRRAINKINKCGEI; from the coding sequence ATGATTAAGGAAGTCATAGTAGTTGAGGGCAGGGATGATGTAATTGCTGTAAAGAGAGCGGTGGATGCTGAATTGATAGCAGTAGGCGGTTTTGGGATAAACAGCCGGGTGATTGATAAGATAAGAGAGGCGCAGAAGAGACAGGGAGTAATAGTGTTTACAGACCCTGATTTTGCAGGTGAAAAAATCAGAAGAATTATTTCAAAGAGAGTAAAAAATATAAAACACGCATACATATCACAAAAAGATGGTACAAAAAATGGGGATATAGGTGTTGAAAATGCCTCGCCTGAGATTATAAGAACGGCACTTAAAAATGCCAGATGTGAAGAAAAAGAGAAGAGAAATGAATTTAACATGGATGATATGATTTTTTTCGGACTTACGGGGAATAAAAAATCAAAGGAAAAGAGAGATGCACTGGGCAAGGAACTTGGTATAGGATATGCTAATACTTCTCAATTTTTAAAGAGATTGAATAATTATGGAATCACAAAGGATGAATTTAGAAGAGCTATAAACAAGATAAACAAATGTGGGGAGATATGA
- a CDS encoding glucosaminidase domain-containing protein, protein MNKRMKALILMSVFCFTLIQCKASAADSLDTSRVNIDSNKEWKVKFNRTLDPETVNDSSITVFDSHDNKIPVSVTLGQDKQTVLVSPKTSGYDPGEEYKLVVGKDIKSSSQIPMADSVTMKFEIAKSYSDGTGYSGLPGIISNVFQYSPLLSSQNQVFILNSSSGQNVQYRIFVAEDNVYNQGPFEEITNGYTAPVDGKITAVKKLSSGTNGQKYKAIIYVRRAGVASGAHVDLNTDYDNYIVDYFRCVDAKDSQLQNSGYYKNYDISLIDAVNMESKSAPVFVETNIFTNTASFNQIKYYMNPDNFIDEYGKYQFLKLSYSEGITASDLNKFLEDKNVFKGYGQAFIDAARENDISVSYLVSHAMLETGNGSSVLANGGKKDDKGNYIYGTPVYNFFGIGATDNDPIGNGTKKAYDEKWFTVEDGIKGGAKWIAQGYINNPQYKQNTVYKMRWNVENPSHQYATDIAWAYKQISNIMNGVEMMSSSNEVLDFEIPKYK, encoded by the coding sequence TTGAATAAAAGAATGAAAGCATTAATTTTGATGTCGGTATTTTGTTTTACTCTTATTCAATGTAAGGCCAGCGCAGCGGATTCATTGGATACTTCAAGGGTGAATATAGACTCCAACAAGGAATGGAAAGTTAAATTCAATAGAACCCTGGATCCTGAAACAGTAAATGACAGCAGTATTACTGTTTTTGATTCACATGACAATAAAATACCTGTAAGTGTAACTTTAGGACAGGATAAACAAACGGTACTTGTAAGTCCTAAAACTTCAGGATATGATCCTGGAGAAGAATATAAACTTGTTGTAGGTAAAGATATAAAGTCATCATCACAGATACCAATGGCCGATTCAGTTACAATGAAGTTTGAAATAGCAAAATCGTATTCAGATGGTACAGGCTATTCGGGACTGCCTGGCATTATTTCAAATGTTTTTCAATATTCACCGCTTCTTTCATCACAAAATCAAGTGTTTATTCTAAATTCCAGCAGTGGACAAAATGTTCAGTATAGAATATTTGTGGCTGAAGATAATGTTTATAATCAAGGACCATTTGAGGAAATAACAAATGGTTATACAGCTCCTGTAGATGGAAAAATAACTGCAGTTAAAAAATTAAGTTCAGGAACAAATGGACAGAAATACAAGGCTATCATCTATGTCAGAAGGGCAGGAGTGGCTTCAGGTGCACATGTGGATTTGAACACTGATTATGATAATTATATAGTAGACTATTTTAGATGTGTAGATGCCAAAGATTCTCAGCTTCAGAACAGCGGGTATTATAAAAACTATGATATTTCATTGATTGATGCCGTAAATATGGAGTCCAAATCAGCCCCTGTCTTTGTTGAAACCAATATTTTTACTAATACAGCATCTTTTAATCAGATAAAATACTATATGAATCCAGACAATTTTATAGATGAATATGGTAAATACCAATTTTTGAAATTGAGTTATTCGGAAGGCATAACGGCCAGTGATTTAAACAAGTTTCTCGAAGACAAAAATGTTTTCAAGGGATATGGACAGGCTTTTATAGATGCAGCCAGGGAAAATGATATAAGTGTAAGCTATCTTGTATCACATGCCATGCTTGAGACAGGAAATGGCTCATCTGTCCTCGCAAATGGTGGGAAAAAGGATGATAAAGGAAATTACATATATGGAACTCCTGTGTATAATTTTTTTGGAATTGGTGCAACAGATAATGATCCAATTGGCAATGGTACTAAAAAGGCATATGATGAAAAATGGTTCACTGTTGAGGATGGCATAAAGGGTGGTGCCAAATGGATAGCTCAAGGATATATAAATAATCCGCAATATAAGCAGAATACCGTCTATAAGATGAGGTGGAATGTTGAAAATCCAAGTCATCAGTATGCAACTGATATTGCATGGGCTTATAAGCAAATCAGCAATATAATGAATGGAGTGGAAATGATGTCTTCTTCCAATGAAGTTCTGGATTTTGAAATACCTAAATACAAATAG